The Micromonospora sp. Llam0 genome includes a window with the following:
- a CDS encoding PTS lactose transporter subunit IIB, protein MATIDAQSIRKVVVACDAGMGSSVMLASQLRKQLKKQQVTVEHTPVNSIPADADVIVCHQGLADRARVSAPGKVVVPVQIFLGDPAVARLVAVVQQGGQLDG, encoded by the coding sequence ATGGCCACCATCGACGCCCAGAGCATCCGCAAGGTCGTCGTCGCCTGCGACGCCGGCATGGGCAGCAGTGTCATGCTCGCCAGCCAACTGCGCAAGCAGCTCAAGAAGCAGCAGGTGACCGTCGAGCACACCCCGGTCAACTCCATCCCGGCCGACGCCGACGTCATCGTCTGCCACCAGGGGCTCGCCGACCGGGCCCGCGTCAGCGCGCCCGGCAAGGTGGTCGTCCCGGTGCAGATCTTCCTCGGCGACCCGGCCGTCGCCCGGCTGGTGGCCGTGGTGCAGCAGGGCGGCCAACTCGATGGCTGA
- a CDS encoding PTS sugar transporter subunit IIA has product MAEPQSDPGALLERRAVRLNEQAGDRVAAVRRCGEVLVELGAVTEEYVAAMLQREQSVSTYVGEGVAIPHGTLAGKEAVRRDALAVLRFPDGVDWGGSPVTVCVAIAARGDGHVELLAALAQILLDPEQARELREATEIDDVLRLLAPVGEESST; this is encoded by the coding sequence ATGGCTGAACCACAATCGGACCCCGGCGCTCTGCTCGAGCGCCGGGCCGTCCGGCTGAACGAACAGGCCGGCGACCGGGTCGCCGCCGTGCGCCGCTGCGGCGAGGTGCTGGTCGAGCTCGGTGCGGTCACCGAGGAGTACGTCGCCGCGATGCTGCAGCGCGAGCAGTCCGTCTCCACCTACGTCGGGGAAGGTGTGGCGATCCCGCACGGCACCCTGGCCGGCAAGGAGGCGGTACGCCGCGACGCGCTCGCCGTGCTGCGCTTCCCCGACGGGGTGGACTGGGGCGGATCCCCGGTCACCGTCTGCGTGGCGATCGCGGCGCGCGGCGACGGCCACGTGGAGCTGCTCGCCGCCCTCGCCCAGATCCTGCTCGACCCGGAACAGGCCCGCGAGCTGCGTGAGGCCACCGAGATCGACGACGTGCTCCGGCTGCTCGCGCCGGTAGGAGAGGAGAGCTCCACATGA
- a CDS encoding zinc-dependent dehydrogenase — MKVVRFHSPGDVRIEEAPQPQPGPGDVLIRVRACSTCGTDVKIRNFGHHHIAPPRVMGHEIAGEVVEVGADVAGWQAGDRVQVIAAIPCGTCGECRRGRMTVCPNQESMGYHYDGGFAEHMVVPAKVLAVDGLNRIPDGISYAEASVAEPLACVLNGQNLARVGPGDDVVIMGSGPIGCLHVRLARSRGAARVFLVDVNRERLDLAAALVHPDATVCGAETDVIDEIKKLTDGRGADVVITATAAGVAQEQALQMTARQGRISFFGGLPKDKPVIACDSNLVHYRELTIVGANGSSPSHNAEALDLIASGAVPVADLITHRLPMDRALDAFDVVARGEAIKVTIEP, encoded by the coding sequence ATGAAGGTCGTCCGGTTCCACTCCCCCGGCGACGTCCGGATCGAGGAGGCACCGCAGCCGCAGCCCGGCCCCGGCGACGTGTTGATCCGCGTCCGGGCCTGCTCGACCTGCGGCACCGACGTCAAGATCCGCAACTTCGGTCACCACCACATCGCCCCGCCCCGGGTGATGGGCCACGAGATCGCCGGCGAGGTCGTCGAGGTCGGCGCCGACGTCGCCGGGTGGCAGGCCGGCGACCGGGTCCAGGTGATCGCGGCCATCCCCTGCGGCACCTGCGGCGAATGCCGGCGCGGCCGGATGACGGTCTGCCCCAACCAGGAGTCGATGGGCTACCACTACGACGGTGGGTTCGCCGAGCACATGGTGGTCCCGGCCAAGGTGCTCGCCGTCGACGGGCTCAACCGCATCCCGGACGGGATCAGCTACGCCGAGGCGTCGGTGGCCGAGCCGCTCGCCTGCGTACTCAACGGGCAGAACCTGGCCCGGGTCGGCCCGGGCGACGACGTCGTCATCATGGGCTCCGGACCGATCGGCTGCCTGCACGTACGGCTGGCCCGCTCGCGCGGCGCCGCCCGGGTCTTCCTGGTCGACGTCAACCGTGAGCGGCTCGACCTGGCCGCCGCGCTGGTGCATCCCGACGCCACCGTCTGCGGTGCCGAAACCGACGTGATCGACGAGATCAAGAAGCTGACCGACGGACGCGGCGCCGACGTGGTGATCACCGCGACCGCCGCCGGTGTCGCCCAGGAACAGGCGTTGCAGATGACCGCCCGACAGGGCCGGATCAGCTTCTTCGGCGGTCTACCCAAGGACAAGCCGGTCATCGCCTGCGACTCCAACCTGGTGCACTACCGGGAGCTGACCATCGTCGGTGCCAACGGCTCCAGCCCGTCGCACAACGCCGAGGCGCTCGACCTGATCGCCAGCGGCGCGGTACCGGTCGCCGACCTGATCACCCACCGGCTACCGATGGACCGGGCCCTCGACGCCTTCGACGTGGTCGCCCGGGGCGAAGCCATCAAAGTCACCATCGAGCCCTGA
- a CDS encoding HPr family phosphocarrier protein, which produces MPTRTVTVGSASGLHARPAALFVAAAATAPVPVMISTAGRPAVPARSMLSVLSLGAKQGTEVTLEADGDGADAALDELAALLARDLDAEPGGDGAGATAAGRG; this is translated from the coding sequence ATGCCTACCCGTACCGTCACCGTCGGCTCCGCCAGCGGGCTGCACGCCCGGCCCGCCGCGTTGTTCGTCGCCGCCGCCGCCACCGCGCCGGTGCCGGTGATGATCAGCACCGCCGGTCGGCCGGCGGTGCCGGCCCGCAGCATGCTCTCGGTGCTCTCCCTCGGCGCGAAGCAGGGTACCGAGGTGACCCTGGAAGCCGACGGTGACGGCGCCGACGCCGCGCTCGACGAGCTTGCCGCGTTGCTCGCCCGCGACCTCGACGCCGAGCCCGGCGGCGACGGCGCCGGTGCCACGGCGGCCGGTCGTGGCTGA